A window of Toxotes jaculatrix isolate fToxJac2 chromosome 11, fToxJac2.pri, whole genome shotgun sequence genomic DNA:
TGAGTTCCAGCACTGTAAAAAAGGAAGAATGTTGCATGAGGGAAAAACATTAAGCAATGCTGCAGACTTTTGCTTTAAGTAAAAAACCTGGGTTGTATGTAAAGGAATACTATATTGTAAGATGTATAAGATTCACTCAGGATACTGAAGTCCCCCAGTTTGATGTAAAGCGAATAACCAGTTTTAAGCGTTCACACATTTTCTGGCTATCAAAGCCATGTTTCCTGAGAGTAAATAACTTAACAAGCAGAGTGTAAAATCTGCACTTCTGCTGCAGAGATCTCTGTGGGTAATctgacatgttgttgttttctgtctccttgctcccttcactttttttttttgtaaaaccgGTTTCCAAAATATGTCCTGCTCCGAGCTCTGGCCTTGTTCACACTGAAATAACTCTGTGGTATCGTAGTCGAgtcctctttttgtttgttttagggGTGGGGCAAACTTTTTCCCTCGTGTTTCTGGCCAAAGGAgtcatttatttgctgttttaaatgttacGTGATCAGAAGCAGTTGGTTATCATCATCCAATTATATGTCCCAGGCTTCTGTCCACATGGATGTAGAGCAGGCGAAGGTTTATCTGATCCTACATATTGGTCCCGTGGTGGTTTTTTAGCTGCTTGCCGTAACAAAATACTCCAAAGGAGCAGGTTAGGTTCTAGCTAGGTTTACAATTTATTGTCACGAAAATCCATACAAACTGGATTTGTGTGAAACtatttaataaatgttaattaaattttagaaaaaaaattgagtaAAAAGTGCTATTTCTGCAGATCTAACTGGTCTAAGTAAAATcccctttttaaaaaagaacttcacagtaaaagcttaCAGCCTATAAGCctgctgaaaagaaaatgcatgcATGGAAAGGCTGCACACTTTGCCCTGTGCACCATTTGCCAAATTGTAGACGATAATAATACATAATTCCACACTGGAGTGTGTTTGCAGTCATTTAAAACAAGCCCACAGCGTTGACATaaatcagagtgtgtgtgaagctcGTATACCTGCATGTCTGCACACTGCGGGTTTGACGAGAGACAGGTCTGAGGGGATTTCACCATAAAGGTTAGGAACCGTGAAATATCTGAGAAGTGCTGGAACCGCTCTGCTCTCCAAATTATAGCCGAATGCATGCTATACAGTCTTAGAGGCTGAGGGGAAACGCCTTGGCAGTGCATAAAGGGCTCAGTGTGAGGATGAAATGACCGTGTGACtcctgaaaataaacaggaatcAAATGGAGTGATTGATCGAATAAATTAACCTCAGCAGCAAGCGgcatgctctctctcactctgtctctctttctctctctctctctctctctcacacacacgcacacacacacacacacatgcacatacaatcCTCAGGTCCAATGACCAGCCTTGTAGAAAAACGGGCACTTGTTGCGGTGTTCAGACCAGCTTCAGTTTGGGTGTAAGTTTGTTCTATGGCAGTGTGCTGGTAATGGGTGGGCAGTGGAGTGTTGGTTGATTAAGGCTTTTTTACCAGTGGGTAACAGATGTAACTGAATGATGGCACAGACTGTGTTTAATTGCAGGGCACTTAATTTGTCCTCCTCACTCCAGAAAATGCTCAGATTACAGTTATGTGGAAGATAAATGCACCAATGCTGTTTTTAGCTGGATGAAAACAGTTTACCGTGCTAGTTTAAGGTTGATAAATTAGTTTATAACCCTATCCAACATAGTACTTTGATCAGCTTATTGTCCAGGTATTTCATCAGGAGGTGTAAGCCACATTTTGTGAACAATACTTAATCAAAGCATTAATTAAGCTTTAGGTAACAATGCAAAAAACTGTTAACCCACAATTTAGTTATTTTGGTTTCAGGGGAGAGTTTATGATTATGTAGTCAGAGTGTTGGCTTAGAAGTTTTTCTACCCTCAAAAAGAGTAAAATTATTAGTTAACACTTGCTGCTTCTCTTGCCATTTAAACTGATTAAACTTAGAGATTATGGAAAACTGGACAGATCTGATATTGAGTTTTTTATGCTTGAAATTAGCATTTAGCAACTGTGTAAGTATAACATTTACAAGACCAAACTCAGTTCATAGAACCTGATGCTGTGAGTGGGCTGCATGTGGAAAAGGTGTTTTgagaataaagacagaagtCATTGTCATGCCTATCCGATGATCAGCAGCTGAAGGGGATACCCCTCTCTCATTTTATCTGCTTGTTGAGTTGCTGTGCTTTGTGCAGGCCTGTATATTCTAGACTGGACCTGAAATGTAAAACGTCCAATCTGATGAACCTGTCGACCGGTCAGAGGCTTCTGGAAATTAAGACTAGATCTCCACctacacacaaacccacacgcCCCTTCATACCCACCCCTCCCTGCTGCTTGCCTGTGCGGTTTAGTGAAACCTCCTCCCTGCTCTATAGCATAGCCCTGGCCTCTGGGGTAACAAGATAGATGTAAACAACCAATTATTGGATAGACCCTCATTCATATCCCCTTAACCAGTATAGACACAGAGGTTCTGGCTTTaataatttctctctctctgtccaacaTTTGGATGTCTGTCAGTAAGAATGTTACTCATCAACCCCGTGTTGCGCTTGTCTCAGGTCGGTGCACGTAGCAGTCTTACAGGATAAAAGCCACGTCCCCTCCTACGTACCCCCAACTCAACACATAGACTTTgcaacacacaccaaaacacacatcttGCAATAATCAGCTCAATTAGTGGAGGTCGTGGTGGAGAGTGGCCGAGGTGAGCGGTGGGAGGTTGTGAAAATAGGGGGTTGGCTATTAGGGGAAACGTGATCTCCATTCATCAGTGGGCGTAATAATTACCGTTTCAGAGCCAGAGCTCTCTGATCAAACTGATCGGTGGAAACAAGTGGTTTACAAACACTGTCAGGGGCCAGACACTGGACCCTGATTTGCCCTATCACTGCCGGTGCACACACCCAGTGGTTCTGATCATGAGCAGCCCAGTTCAGTGAAGGTGCTTTATATTTGTATTCACATTTTAATTGCTTGCTCTCCTCTTATACATACATTATACTCTCTGCAACCCCACTTCCCTGACCATTAAACTTTCCAATCAGATGCGCAGTTTAATAAGTATTCTGAGTACAGGTTATCCAGGGGCAACAAAGACCGGGTGAGCAGGTGCTGATCCAGAACATACCAATATAATGAATGCGACAGTCTCCTCAGGGAGAGATTATCTCAAACtcttttatattaaaaatacaaaaaaaagacccCCAACTGAACAAGATGTTATCCCACACTGCTCCATCTGCTTTGATTTTATGTTTGGCAGTAATTACAAAGAGGCCTGGATACCTGTTATACCTATAGGTTTTCCAAACATTCATGCTCATATAGTGTATCATCTCATCAGAATGACATCTAATGAGACTCCTAATGGCCCCAATCTGAAGCCCCTTCTAAGGCCCTGGACCCTACTTTGGTTACATCTGCACCCATCATCAGCCAAAATGATCCAAATgactgaggacagagtgaggCAGGGATGAACCGGGCTCACAGGCCCTCATGTAACTGCTGatagcagagacacacagcatgAGTCTACAGGGGGACAGCGAGCTCAGCAGCCGGCAGTTAGAGCAGAGGTGAAGAACTTTACCAGAAaatcaagattaaaaaaagaagaagaagaaagaaaaaatagtaACGTGTCTATTTCTCAGTAACAGCCCCAGGAGGAGTAGTTTTAGCGATCAAGGCCATGAGGATAAATTAATAGGCTTTGCAACGCCAATCTGAATGGCCTTTGATGTGAAACGTAAAAATGAGACGATGTATAACCTCGCTGGAAAATACTGTGACCACTGTGAGTAATGGCAGCACCTCTTTCACCAGTAGGAGAGCCTCCTGTGTGTTTTGGGCTCAATTACGAGGCCTTTAGGTGTTTGTGTTAGATGGGTGGAGAAGATAAGTTTTATCTGAAATCGGTTTAAAATGTCACGGCTGTCAAACTGTGTTTGCAGGCGCTCACACTTTCACCCATCACTCTCACTCTCGCTGTCTGCGCTCCAGCTTTCTCCAATTTTCATGAGCTGGCTGAATCCAAGtcaacaaattaaaacacattcagaaagTAATTTAACTGTATATCTGCTAGGCCATATTATGATATGTGGCgttgtaattattttaaatagacattattattattgttgttgttgttgtcgtcgttgtcgttattattattattattattattattattattattattataactctACGTTTTATTTTATGTGGGTATAAAACGCATATGAGCTGTATATGTACACGTTTAAGGTTAAATCGCttccttgtttttctcactATCCATTTCAGGCGAGCCCTGGTCCCCTGACGATTACCATCAGTCAGCCTAATGCCGTAATACTCTCTGAGAACTGCGCTTTAGGCGAAACCCAAGTCAATTTAttaaacagagggagaacacaACACGGAAACAGGGATCAGGCTCCTCTTACAGGACTCCTCATCTCTTGTGATAAACTAACTTCATAATTACACCAATAATTCATTCTAAACAGCCGCGACTTAGATGAAATAGCTCGCCGCTATCAGGCCTTCACAGCGGACAAAAATATTGACAAATTGCTCCGGAGCGAAAGTGAACCAGTGATCTGAGCACAAATGATTTTGACATCAACCGATgactaaatttttttttaataccccTGAGGTTTGAGGTCGCTCCTTGCAACTTTAGATGTGCTACTGATATTTATTTGCAACAGCTTTTTTGAAGATAAAATTAAGGCCTGTGCATATATCATATTACGcctattaatgttttttttattattgttattactattattcttgttaataataataataataataataatagtacaaTCATAGTTATTTTTGCTCAATACCTACAGgtcattttaaatttcaagATGTAAGATGAGAGAAAGCTGCTGAATCAGGTATGCCGGCGGAGATAGaaactgtggtgtgtgtgtgcgtgcgtgtgtgtgtgtgtgtgtgttttgaggcAACAGTGTCGAGTGATGCGATACCGTGTGTGGGTGTAACTGACAATCGTATCTCTAATGAAGAGGTCCCATGGTGGGGCGATAGAAATCTACCAACTGGTCAATCTTTGGCCCAACAGTCAATAACACACATGCCCGTCCGCGTGACACAGGTCTCCATACACCTGACAAAAGCCCCGACACCACAACAAATCAAGTAACTGTGATTTTGTGGTCATCACGCTGCTGTCactggtgttgtttttttttttgcagcttcaCTGCTGCGGTATGCAGAGCAGCAGTTCGTATAAAAACTCACCATTCCAACAAGTACCTCTCTCATCACTTTCTCCTCAGTGAGATTCATAAAACCACTAAATCACCTCTAAAATCCAtcctctcactctttcctcGGCCTCTCGTCTTTGTTTCTCCCACTCATTTTATCTTTAATCTTCATATTGAAATAATTACTCAGGGCTTGTCCTTCAATTTTATCCTCTAATCCTTCTTGTGATTTTGATGATCTCTGACTTCATCTTCCTTCACTGTTGCACTAAGCCGTGTCGGCCAGAAGACTTAGATACAGACGGAAATGTTTGTCTCACCGGTGAGCTAGTTGATGCcgcttctcttctctcctgttgCCCGACAGactctccttctctgctcccCTTGTCCAACAAACTCCACAGCACTCACGAACGCTTCATTTCCCCATTAGACCGGCCGCACACCTTAGGATTGTTTGCCATTCTGTGCGCTCCTGCAGTCACAGCCTCACCCCTCATTTAGATATTCATCATCATCCCTGTTCTTACATGCATTAAATTATACACTTTATCACGGCAACATTATCCTCAGCTCTAGAGCAACATATCTACTTTATGTAGAAAGATAATATTTACACCAGATTAGATTTTTAAATTCCTCAAATTAACTATAAACTTAATATGAGCCAGTTAACAGGCACACTTTATGCTCCGTTGGGAATATTATGGCGCACACTCTTTATATACATCAAAATTATCAAATGTTTTTGATATTTATATATCTTTATGTATATTTTCGATGGTATAAAGTCTTATTctattctttcttcttttagtGTTATTTGTAACACTTTTATAGTTACGTTTATTGCCATGCAGTCTCTTTTAACTAATATATTGAAGCTGGCGTGAGGCTATTAACCATTTACAATCACATGAAATCCCATTTTAACAAAATTCCTATTTACAAATAACTGTGGCATTTTTTCCAACTTCAAGTTAACGCGGGCAAAATTGATCTAAATAGACTGCAGGGTAGAAAACATAAATCGCTGACCTCTCCGACAcattgtttaaattttttttacttattttagtattttacaTCATGGTAACCACCATAAGCATGTGAGGAGTTTTTGCGAACTTCTCATCAAACGCCACGTCGCTTGTTGTCTGCAGCTGACAGTCACTTCATTTATATGAAATAATGAACTTGACCAACTTTAACATTACAAGCGTTGTGGAAATTTTGATTGATATGCGAGAGCTGCCAGGAGCATGAAGACATACAGCAGCAGGCTGTGTGCGCTCTGGCGCCATCCTTCCCCCGGCTGCGGGATCAGCGCTGCTCTCCTTCCCCACACTCCCCCAGCTTTGCGCTCTTTGGCTGCCCGAGGTGTCTGTCAACgtgaagggaaagaaaaaaactgttttagaaGAAAAATCTGAGCAATATTTCTATTGGTAGGCGGGCTGCTCGTGAAGGGAACAATCAGGTTGACTTTGCCAGGGAGCCACCTCAAAGCATATCGGGTTACTTTGAGTGACAGCGTAACCATGGCAAATAATTTGACTAAGGCTATTGTCTTATCCTCACCATCCCCGGGTCAAATAACCGACCAATCAGAGTTCATATAATCGCTCGTCTTGCCAGCTTAGAATAATATTATTAAAACGAGCCAGCGAGCCCGGTCTCCCGGAGTAGGTTATGTTGAAACGGCATAgaaaaggtggaggaggacGGTGGAAGGAGTAGcaactttctctctttctcaccaacTTTATGAGGAGTTGTCGCCTGGGGTTTTGCATGGCTGAATGGGCTTGAGTCTATTCCTCAATACGCACTTGGATATTACCTAACCCTGGTCAGTTTAAGTTTTAGGTTGTTCTTTTGGGGATCTTTTGTCGCTTATGGACTTAATGCGTTCTGATTTAATGTGAGACTGAGAGGAGAGACGTGGAAGTGAGGCACAATATAATCTGCACTGGTTTACGTTGTCGCCATGTCCATGCTTCCGACGTTCGGTTTTACGCAGGAGCAAGTGGCGTGTGTTTGCGAAGTCCTCCAACAAGGGGGGAACATTGAGCGGCTGGGGCGCTTCCTCTGGTCGCTCCCGGCGTGCGAACACCTCCACAAAAACGAGAGCGTCCTCAAAGCGAAAGCCGTAGTCGCCTTCCACCGGGGGAACTTCCGAGAGCTTTACAAGATTTTGGAGAGCCATCAGTTTTCGCCGCACAACCACccgaagctgcagcagctgtggctcaAAGCGCACTACATCGAGGCAGAGAAGCTGAGAGGCCGCCCGCTCGGCGCCGTGGGGAAGTACCGCGTCCGGAGAAAGTTCCCCCTGCCCCGCTCTATCTGGGACGGTGAAGAGACAAGCTACTGCTTcaaggagaagagcaggagcGTCCTCCGAGAGTGGTACACCCACAATCCTTATCCGTCTCCGCGGGAGAAAAGAGAGCTGGCCGAGGCCACGGGACTCACCACCACGCAGGTCAGCAACTGGTTCAAAAACCGACGACAGAGAGACCGAGCAGCAGAGGCAAAGGAAAGGTAGGAGCAAAGATTAAGACACTTAAAACATATCTCAGAGTAGGTTCATTgtgttctttttattattatgacacCAGTCAAAAATAGGCTGAAGtcctaaaacaaaaatgttgctGAGTCACAAGCAAACACTATTAACACTGTGCGCAATATAATTTACTTATCTTCACCTGGCAATTTATTGCATTGACCAATTATTAATATAATTTCAGCTTTCAACTAATCGCCCCAGTTCTATCCAAAcacctgtgtttatttgtggCAAATTATGTTAGAAGCAGGCGCCTTTTCATACTTGAAGGTTTAGTAAACTCAAGTCCCgtagtgtttttatgtttgataTAATTGTGCAGGCCGTGCGTAAAAattgaaatgtagaaaattaaaGGCTTGTTGTCAGGTAAATTACAAGGTTATAAAAGCTGCATTTACCCCACTTTTATGTTTTAGTAATCACATTTATTATAACATGAAATCTGACTTTCACGTTAAGATCAGagaaaaaatagttttaacCCTGCAGACACTGGAATGAACTCAAAGTAGATATGTAGGGAAACTTCTCCgaagacatttaaaaagttGTTTTGCAGTTTAAGTGTTGTGGTGGGCTATGTATCCTCCTTATCAGCACAGCTGACATTTCATTAGGAGTCGTTTGTACATTTCAAAGTTTGAAAATTACATAGGCAGGCGTGCAGAGAGGTTTGGGAGACGTGTTTTAGTCAGGTGTTCGGTGGGTTGGTGTCTTCTTTCACCCTCTGGCCACTAATTCGGGCTGAAAGCTCCACGTAAATCATGTCTTCCCACTGAGAAAAGCCTTACCCACCACTGCAAACATATGAACTATGCCGTACgcaacatgcacacatttagcAGTAATTACGCCTGTCACTTACTCAGATGTGCAAAGGCCGAGAGCTTTAGCTACTTTGTTAGGAGTCTTTACCCACAGGTCACTGTGGTTTAATTAATTTCTTATAACCACAAATACTTAATGAAAGTTCAACAGACAAgcagatttattgttttcactcACAGATCACCACTGCAGCCGTTTACTGTAATTCTGTGCACTGCTGTAGTGAACTGAGCAATAGCCTCTAATTATTTCAGTGACTTACTAATTGTTTGCGCCTTGGAACACGTATGCATGAATGCATTCCTGATTGATGCATTAATAAATCATTAGACTAAGCATTTATACTTTAATGAGGCTTATTAAAGCTATTGTAAATATGGCGCAACCTAACTAATATCCCAGTGCACCCAGTAGCATGGGCAACACTATTTTtgctcggtgtgtgtgtgtgtgtagttttatgTGTGCGTCTTTTAATAATCCTGATTCTTGTTCCAACAACGTTTCAATTATTTATTAACAAATATTTACTTTGCCTGTTTGGTCCTCTAGTCTTTATTCAGTGTAATCACGACTGTAGATTATTTTAAAAGGTGTCACAACTTAATCATTTCTTACacattttccttctttgttgTCTACTTACACCAGACTAATATGGGATGTTGTTCCTTGTTCGCAGAGAAAACAACGAGAACTCCAACAGCAATAGTCACAACCCACTGACTTCTTCTATGAATGGAAATAAAACTCTATTGGGGAGCTCGGATGACGATAAAACACCCTCGGGGACGCCGGATCACACGTCTCCGAGCCCGGCTCTGCTCCTCGGCTCGAACACCGGTTTACAGTCTCTGCACGGCCTCGCGCCGCCGCCGGGACCCAGCGCCATCCCGGTACCGAGCGGTGCAGACTCGGTGCACCATCACCACTCATTGCACCATGACACCATACTGAACCCTATGTCTTCTAATCTAGTGGACCTTGGCTCTTAAAAAATACGGCACAGAAAGGGGACAGAGAAGAGCACAGATtttttcgtttttgttttttttttctttttctttttttttttttttttgaaaagtaattTACAAGGTGGCGTGAGACGAGTTTCAAGCACTTGCGGCAAAGTGCAAGCAGACAGACTGGAACACTGCGAAAACAGCCACCGTAACAAA
This region includes:
- the six2a gene encoding homeobox protein SIX2a, producing MSMLPTFGFTQEQVACVCEVLQQGGNIERLGRFLWSLPACEHLHKNESVLKAKAVVAFHRGNFRELYKILESHQFSPHNHPKLQQLWLKAHYIEAEKLRGRPLGAVGKYRVRRKFPLPRSIWDGEETSYCFKEKSRSVLREWYTHNPYPSPREKRELAEATGLTTTQVSNWFKNRRQRDRAAEAKERENNENSNSNSHNPLTSSMNGNKTLLGSSDDDKTPSGTPDHTSPSPALLLGSNTGLQSLHGLAPPPGPSAIPVPSGADSVHHHHSLHHDTILNPMSSNLVDLGS